The proteins below are encoded in one region of Parvicella tangerina:
- the scpA gene encoding methylmalonyl-CoA mutase, whose product MRKSFQNITPSKNNTTNKAVKTFEAPEKIEIKSYYSAADAEKLSHLDYVSGIAPNLRGPYSTMYIKRPWTIRQYAGFSTAEESNAFYRRNLAAGQKGLSVAFDLATHRGYDSDHPRVTGDVGKAGVAIDSVLDMKILFDQIPLDKMSVSMTMNGAVIPIMAFYIIAAEEQGVSQEQLAGTIQNDILKEFMVRNTYIYPPKHSMKIIADIFEYTSQHMPKFNSISISGYHMQEAGATADIELAYTLADGLEYLRTGVKAGLDIDAFAPRLSFFWAIGMNHFMEIAKMRAARMLWARIVKKFDPKNPKSMALRTHCQTSGWSLTEQDAFNNVSRTCIEAMAATLGGTQSLHTNALDEAIALPTDFSARIARNTQLFIQNETDICKAVDPWAGSHYVEKLTNEIADKAWALIEEIEELGGMAKAIESGIPKMRIEEAAARKQARIDSMRDILVGVNAYQTDEEQAFDILEVDNTKVRDSQIARLKKMRAERDEGHVQIALAELSECARTGEGNLLEKAVVCARARASLGEISDHMEQHFGRYKATIKSISGVYSSEAMEDKDFKRAQELVQEFEKQEGRRPRIMIAKMGQDGHDRGAKVVSTGYADIGFDVDIGPLFQTPHESAKQAVENDVHFLGVSSLAAGHKTLVPEVIAELKQMGREDIVVIAGGVIPQQDYQFLFDAGVAAVFGPGTKVSKAAIELLEMWLED is encoded by the coding sequence ATGAGAAAGTCATTTCAAAATATTACACCTTCAAAAAACAACACGACTAATAAAGCTGTGAAAACATTTGAAGCCCCAGAAAAGATCGAGATCAAATCTTATTATTCCGCAGCGGATGCAGAAAAATTAAGTCATCTTGACTATGTAAGTGGTATTGCCCCAAACCTAAGGGGTCCGTACTCTACTATGTACATTAAAAGACCATGGACAATTCGTCAATATGCTGGATTTAGTACGGCAGAAGAATCGAATGCTTTTTATCGCAGAAACTTAGCTGCAGGACAAAAAGGCTTGTCGGTAGCTTTTGACCTGGCAACGCATAGAGGGTACGATAGTGATCACCCAAGAGTAACTGGAGATGTAGGTAAGGCTGGTGTTGCCATTGATTCTGTTCTGGACATGAAAATCCTTTTCGACCAGATTCCATTGGACAAAATGTCGGTATCAATGACCATGAACGGTGCAGTTATTCCAATTATGGCTTTTTACATCATTGCCGCAGAAGAACAAGGTGTTAGTCAGGAACAACTGGCAGGCACAATACAGAATGATATTTTGAAGGAGTTTATGGTGCGTAACACGTATATCTACCCACCAAAACACTCTATGAAGATCATCGCAGACATATTTGAGTACACCTCGCAGCACATGCCAAAATTCAACTCCATATCTATCTCTGGATATCACATGCAAGAAGCAGGAGCCACAGCTGATATAGAATTGGCTTACACCCTAGCTGATGGATTAGAGTATTTGAGAACAGGCGTCAAAGCCGGATTAGATATTGATGCGTTTGCACCTCGGCTATCCTTTTTCTGGGCGATAGGTATGAACCATTTCATGGAGATCGCAAAAATGCGTGCGGCAAGAATGCTTTGGGCAAGAATCGTAAAGAAGTTTGACCCAAAGAACCCAAAATCGATGGCGTTGAGAACGCACTGCCAAACGAGTGGATGGAGTTTGACAGAACAAGATGCTTTCAATAATGTATCACGAACATGCATTGAAGCGATGGCTGCAACACTGGGGGGAACACAATCATTGCATACCAATGCTTTAGATGAAGCGATTGCTTTACCCACAGACTTTTCAGCGAGGATTGCACGAAACACACAATTGTTTATTCAAAACGAAACCGATATCTGTAAGGCAGTGGACCCCTGGGCAGGAAGTCATTACGTTGAAAAACTGACTAATGAAATTGCTGATAAAGCCTGGGCTTTGATTGAAGAAATTGAAGAGTTGGGTGGAATGGCTAAAGCGATCGAAAGTGGTATTCCTAAGATGAGAATTGAGGAAGCTGCGGCTCGAAAGCAAGCTCGCATTGATTCAATGAGAGATATATTAGTCGGTGTAAACGCTTACCAAACCGATGAAGAACAAGCTTTCGACATATTGGAAGTAGACAATACCAAAGTTCGTGATTCGCAGATCGCTCGTTTGAAGAAGATGAGAGCAGAAAGAGATGAGGGACATGTACAGATTGCGCTGGCTGAGTTGAGCGAATGTGCCCGAACAGGTGAAGGCAACTTGCTCGAAAAAGCGGTGGTTTGTGCCAGAGCTAGAGCTTCCTTAGGTGAAATTTCAGATCACATGGAGCAACACTTTGGAAGGTATAAAGCGACCATTAAATCCATTTCAGGAGTATATTCGTCAGAAGCTATGGAAGATAAAGATTTCAAAAGAGCTCAGGAATTAGTTCAGGAGTTTGAAAAACAAGAAGGTCGCAGACCCAGAATCATGATTGCTAAAATGGGGCAGGATGGTCATGACCGAGGAGCTAAAGTAGTTTCTACCGGATATGCAGATATTGGATTTGACGTGGATATTGGACCTTTGTTCCAAACACCGCATGAAAGTGCGAAGCAAGCAGTAGAGAATGATGTTCACTTCTTAGGAGTATCCTCATTAGCAGCGGGGCACAAGACCTTGGTGCCAGAAGTGATTGCTGAGCTAAAACAAATG